From Anopheles coluzzii chromosome 3, AcolN3, whole genome shotgun sequence, the proteins below share one genomic window:
- the LOC120958069 gene encoding HIG1 domain family member 1A, mitochondrial-like, producing the protein MSGKVPSFDETHSDKLARKARESPFMPIGIAGLVAVCAIGAYKYKHRGAMSTSVFLMQLRVAAQGTVVAALSIGLGYTMANEYIFNKKDD; encoded by the coding sequence ATGAGCGGTAAGGTTCCATCGTTCGACGAGACCCACTCGGATAAACTTGCCCGCAAGGCCCGGGAGTCCCCTTTCATGCCGATCGGTATAGCCGGACTGGTGGCGGTGTGTGCGATCGGTGCTTACAAGTACAAGCACCGAGGGGCTATGTCGACGTCCGTGTTCCTGATGCAGCTGCGAGTGGCCGCCCAAGGCACGGTGGTCGCCGCCCTATCTATAGGTCTCGGCTACACGATGGCCAACGAATACATCTTTAACAAAAAAGACGACTAA
- the LOC120955079 gene encoding anillin-like isoform X2, with protein MDPFTQNILERAEKRAAALGITNTSKFPLSEFNYETDQQGGAAGASPKKKSVTKKHSAPKPPPPTTTVSTRTATDGERTTTVDIGGQDNCDLALEINITTSANLQVDLGVKELENDGSVKKQWEHNIVRALEGEKENSAEAKSVIRDQSRNQLQRLGTLYSETQDLSSPVHRTEGRFHEDVKQSSNKPKPKLAKLAMLADSINNWEDDTSHPDITHHRETIVPGRERKSPISSSSIRQQSPKRAGEARTGASGSSAPGTGATPKKYPAPNPPKSILTATQKTGSNGGGEPSSGAAGKPVQTKSLKWDQKVMDTLESQGFQRRESTTSKLVYDYKEDKNGQKTDTYRAPVTASAVSSTSRERNTTQADQADTVKKSVPVSSSSSQPKKVAVGAPKPAGGLVSGRAAMFEKSSGRRQSILKPGQKDPAEMSLKERMAIFEKNKGAALVPKAAFGISPSIRQITGQKEGCKSGSSGSGPMSCAAIQGSGFGSITQQAASSRAVAPASPQSKPKVDHDKAAPKVETKATGSAIRNTVEALMSDTSTISQSEISEEIRRMRQQEMEMLLNRFTKPADMSSDTIEYETQPIPSAPPMPPEGYLTGRKQSKHSAEGNNGHGGPPAKRRSDGTNDSADVMAALDDVKRIRVGPAAKDGRMYPALSDIETTATESGDEGAMGDDYTTATVSGSEGSERAYRTCYGEAEDGERELADEEEEYDEEEDNERRQYEVDEDDDSFMYSDDDEEANIANVSLGREILQAVKLNDRRTSRGRRQSQEWNRKSSVSSNSFSYQKHSGRDRCATINEEESAKDPKSGANKRKSGTPRKSQVGTVDYSSPVRSELQVKPSKDDDDMVTLVHTVSFYRRQQQQNSMTPRKVPRTPVSTKMAATNSSPRAGTVDSTTADDSDEQEDVSSTAESTSTGTEEGEFLVQEKVKKLLDEVCKQQTIIAQASQALNLCAATIEFSGSTESAEGERHLLVATHRRQAILDEVQRLRVEGCLRPPGAPTEKGRLTVKEITLPLKQEYMRKLATDQISGHNLVCLLKYNETVLATQTAPTLPGLLSVRFPDVLQLSNVFADFKITMEIYGMPASREVLPHEIKYHIALGKKKTGSGSSKLLHTPKGLKSNSRLIMPPVQSPAGPQAVRSPSLTQYGFIIFSLKEIQRTSWTLNPISGCASPLDGTVNMRVNCELAVTVDYHGFLTMYEDVSGLGAWHRRWCRLQRHTINYWKYPDDEKRKAPIGSIDLQGCSTQRVGVAPRDICSRLNTLLLEFPRPARDDDVESLKIVRHGKTTIERYLLSADSKEERDEWCAHLNKTLALLKAWGASHVTSC; from the exons ATGGATCCTTTCACTCAG AACATACTTGAACGTGCGGAAAAGCGTGCGGCCGCGCTTGGCATCACGAACACCTCCAAGTTTCCGCTCTCGGAGTTTAACTACGAAACGGACCAGCAGGGGGGCGCAGCGGGAGCATCGCCCAAGAAAAAGTCGGTGACGAAGAAGCATTCCGCACCGAAACCACCGCCTCCTACGACGACCGTTTCCACGCGAACGGCTACGGACGGTGAGCGTACGACGACGGTCGACATCGGCGGGCAGGACAATTGTGATTTGGCACTGGAAATAAACATCACCACGAGCGCCAATCTGCAGGTCGATCTGGGCGTGAAGGAGCTGGAGAACGATGGAAGTGTTAAGAAGCAATGGGAACATAACATTGTGCGTGCGCTCGAGGGCGAAAAGGAGAACAGTGCCGAAGCGAAAAGCGTGATCCGCGATCAGAGCCGTAACCAGCTGCAGCGGCTTGGCACGCTGTACTCGGAGACGCAGGATCTGTCCTCTCCGGTGCACCGGACCGAGGGTCGGTTTCATGAGGATGTGAAGCAGAGTAGTAATAAGCCGAAACCGAAGCTCGCGAAACTGGCAATGTTGGCCGATTCGATAAACAATTGGGAAGACGATACGTCGCATCCCGACATTACGCATCATCGTGAGACGATCGTGCCGGGTAGGGAACGGAAATCGCCtatcagcagcagtagcatccGACAGCAAAGTCCGAAGCGTGCAGGAGAAGCTAGGACTGGTGCCTCAGGCTCCTCGGCACCAGGTACAGGTGCAACTCCGAAAAAGTACCCTGCACCAAATCCTCCGAAATCGATACTAACAGCCACCCAGAAGACGGGTAGCAATGGTGGTGGCGAGCCATCATCAGGGGCGGCAGGTAAACCGGTCCAAACAAAATCTCTTAAGTGGGATCAAAAGGTAATGGACACGCTCGAGTCGCAAGGCTTCCAGCGACGGGAATCAACCACATCGAAGCTGGTGTACGACTACAAGGAAGACAAGAATGGCCAAAAAACGGACACCTATCGTGCTCCGGTAACGGCCTCGGCCGTGAGTTCTACCTCTCGCGAGCGGAACACCACCCAGGCTGATCAGGCTGATACGGTCAAGAAATCGGTccctgtttcttcttcttcttcccagCCGAAGAAAGTTGCGGTTGGTGCACCGAAACCAGCCGGAGGTCTCGTATCCGGGCGTGCTGCAATGTTTGAAAAATCGTCCGGACGGCGCCAATCCATCCTGAAACCAGGCCAGAAAGATCCCGCTGAAATGTCACTTAAAGAGCGCATGGCCATTTTCGAGAAGAACAAGGGAGCTGCACTGGTGCCGAAGGCTGCATTCGGTATTAGCCCTTCGATTCGGCAGATCACGGGACAGAAGGAGGGGTGCAAGTCGGGCTCGTCCGGATCGGGACCGATGTCCTGTGCTGCCATTCAGGGGTCTGGATTTGGGAGTATCACCCAGCAAGCAGCGAGCAGCAGAGCGGTTGCACCTGCTTCACCGCAGAGCAAACCGAAGGTTGATCATGACAAAGCGGCACCGAAAGTGGAAACGAAAGCGACCGGTTCCGCCATCCGTAATACGGTGGAGGCTCTCATGTCCGACACGAGCACGATTTCGCAGTCGGAAATATCGGAAGAGATCCGTCGTATGCGCCAACAGGAGATGGAAATGCTGCTAAACCGGTTCACCAAACCGGCCGACATGTCGTCGGATACGATCGAGTACGAAACGCAACCGATTCCATCTGCACCGCCGATGCCACCGGAGGGTTATCTGACGGGTCGGAAACAATCGAAGCACTCGGCGGAAGGAAACAACGGTCATGGTGGACCGCCAGCGAAACGGCGCAGTG ACGGTACTAACGATAGTGCGGATGTGATGGCCGCTCTGGACGATGTGAAGCGGATCCGTGTTGGGCCGGCGGCCAAGGATGGGCGAATGTATCCGGCACTGAGTGACATCGAAACGACGGCCACCGAATCGGGTGACGAGGGTGCGATGGGTGATGATTACACCACTGCTACCGTATCCGGTTCGGAAGGGTCAGAGCGTGCCTACCGCACCTGTTACGGTGAGGCCGAAGACGGTGAACGGGAGTTGGCCGATGAGGAGGAAGAGTATGACGAGGAGGAAGATAACGAACGGCGTCAGTACGAGGTGGATGAGGATGACGACAG CTTTATGTACTCGGACGATGATGAAGAGGCCAACATTGCCAACGTGAGCCTGGGGCGCGAAATTCTACAAGCCGTCAAGCTGAACGATCGTCGCACTAGTCGTGGCCGTCGCCAAAGTCAAGAATGGAAC CGAAAGTCTTCAGTGTCGTCCAACAGTTTCTCCTACCAGAAGCACTCGGGGCGCGATCGTTGCGCCACTATCAACGAGGAAGAGTCGGCAAAGGATCCCAAAAGTGGTGCTAACAAGCGTAAGTCGGGTACGCCACGCAAGAGCCAAGTTGGTACCGTAGACTACAGTAGCCCGGTGCGGTCGGAGCTTCAAGTGAAGCCTTCGAAAGATGACGACGATATGGTCACGTTGGTCCACACCGTTAGCTTCTACCGAcgtcagcaacagcaaaactcGATGACCCCACGGAAGGTTCCACGTACGCCGGTGTCGACGAAAATGGCAGCAACAAACTCCTCGCCTAGAGCCGGAACGGTTGATTCTACCACCGCGGATGATTCGGATGAGCAGGAGGACGTATCCAGCACGGCTGAGTCTACCTCCACCGGTACGGAGGAGGGTGAATTTTTGGTCCAGGAAAAGGTGAAGAAACTGCTGGACGAAGTATGCAAGCAGCAAACGATCATAGCCCAAGCTAGCCAAGCGCTTAACCTATGTGCGGCCACGATTGAGTTTTCTGGCTCCACCGAGTCCGCCGAAGGTGAACGTCATCTGCTCGTTGCAa CACACCGTCGACAGGCCATTTTGGACGAAGTACAACGGCTGCGCGTTGAAGGCTGCCTGCGACCGCCAGGTGCTCCCACCGAGAAGGGCCGTTTAACTGTGAAGGAAATTACGCTGCCGCTTAAGCAGGAGTACATGCGCAAGCTGGCGACGGATCAGATCAGTGGCCATAATTTGGTGTGTCTGCTGAAGTATAATGAAACTGTGTTGGCCACACAGACGGCACCGACACTGCCAGGGCTGCTATCGGTCCGTTTTCCCGATGTGCTACAACTGAGCAATGTGTTTGCTGATTTTAAG ATAACGATGGAAATCTACGGCATGCCCGCTAGTCGCGAAGTGCTGCCCCACGAGATTAAGTACCACATTGCGCTGGGTAAAAAGAAAACTGGCAGTGGCTCGAGCAAGCTGCTGCACACCCCGAAAGGGTTGAAGAGCAATTCGCGCCTCATCATGCCACCGGTACAGTCGCCGGCCGGTCCGCAAGCCGTCCGGTCGCCTTCGCTCACACAGTACGGATTCATCATCTTTTCGCTGAAAGAGATCCAACGCACGAGCTGGACGCTGAATCCAATCTCCGGCTGTGCCAGCCCGCTCGATGGCACCGTCAATATGCGCGTAAACTGTGAGCTCGCGGTAACGGTGGACTATCATGGCTTTTTGACGATGTACGAGGACGTGTCGGGACTGGGCGCCTGGCATCGGCGTTGGTGTCGGTTGCAGCGCCACACGATTAACTACTGGAAGTATCCGGACGATGAGAAGCGGAAAGCACCGATCGGTAGCATCGATCTGCAGGGCTGCAGTACGCAGCGGGTTGGCGTTGCGCCGCGTGACATCTGTTCGCGCCTGAACACGCTGTTGTTGGAGTTTCCGCGTCCGGCACGGGATGACGATGTGGAATCGTTGAAAATCGTTCGCCACGGCAAAACTACTATCGAAAG ATATTTGCTTTCCGCCGACTCAAAGGAAGAGCGAGATGAATGGTGTGCccatttaaacaaaacattggCATTGTTGAAAGCTTGGGGTGCCAGCCACGTCACTAGCTGTTAG
- the LOC120955079 gene encoding anillin-like isoform X1 — protein sequence MDPFTQNILERAEKRAAALGITNTSKFPLSEFNYETDQQGGAAGASPKKKSVTKKHSAPKPPPPTTTVSTRTATDGERTTTVDIGGQDNCDLALEINITTSANLQVDLGVKELENDGSVKKQWEHNIVRALEGEKENSAEAKSVIRDQSRNQLQRLGTLYSETQDLSSPVHRTEGRFHEDVKQSSNKPKPKLAKLAMLADSINNWEDDTSHPDITHHRETIVPGRERKSPISSSSIRQQSPKRAGEARTGASGSSAPGTGATPKKYPAPNPPKSILTATQKTGSNGGGEPSSGAAGKPVQTKSLKWDQKVMDTLESQGFQRRESTTSKLVYDYKEDKNGQKTDTYRAPVTASAVSSTSRERNTTQADQADTVKKSVPVSSSSSQPKKVAVGAPKPAGGLVSGRAAMFEKSSGRRQSILKPGQKDPAEMSLKERMAIFEKNKGAALVPKAAFGISPSIRQITGQKEGCKSGSSGSGPMSCAAIQGSGFGSITQQAASSRAVAPASPQSKPKVDHDKAAPKVETKATGSAIRNTVEALMSDTSTISQSEISEEIRRMRQQEMEMLLNRFTKPADMSSDTIEYETQPIPSAPPMPPEGYLTGRKQSKHSAEGNNGHGGPPAKRRSDGTNDSADVMAALDDVKRIRVGPAAKDGRMYPALSDIETTATESGDEGAMGDDYTTATVSGSEGSERAYRTCYGEAEDGERELADEEEEYDEEEDNERRQYEVDEDDDSFMYSDDDEEANIANVSLGREILQAVKLNDRRTSRGRRQSQEWNQQEEVAQAQAPKGVSFSLYRSGASDGTDPLEDSDLIDACLEEALVDEEEEEEDSEAFDTPRKSSVSSNSFSYQKHSGRDRCATINEEESAKDPKSGANKRKSGTPRKSQVGTVDYSSPVRSELQVKPSKDDDDMVTLVHTVSFYRRQQQQNSMTPRKVPRTPVSTKMAATNSSPRAGTVDSTTADDSDEQEDVSSTAESTSTGTEEGEFLVQEKVKKLLDEVCKQQTIIAQASQALNLCAATIEFSGSTESAEGERHLLVATHRRQAILDEVQRLRVEGCLRPPGAPTEKGRLTVKEITLPLKQEYMRKLATDQISGHNLVCLLKYNETVLATQTAPTLPGLLSVRFPDVLQLSNVFADFKITMEIYGMPASREVLPHEIKYHIALGKKKTGSGSSKLLHTPKGLKSNSRLIMPPVQSPAGPQAVRSPSLTQYGFIIFSLKEIQRTSWTLNPISGCASPLDGTVNMRVNCELAVTVDYHGFLTMYEDVSGLGAWHRRWCRLQRHTINYWKYPDDEKRKAPIGSIDLQGCSTQRVGVAPRDICSRLNTLLLEFPRPARDDDVESLKIVRHGKTTIERYLLSADSKEERDEWCAHLNKTLALLKAWGASHVTSC from the exons ATGGATCCTTTCACTCAG AACATACTTGAACGTGCGGAAAAGCGTGCGGCCGCGCTTGGCATCACGAACACCTCCAAGTTTCCGCTCTCGGAGTTTAACTACGAAACGGACCAGCAGGGGGGCGCAGCGGGAGCATCGCCCAAGAAAAAGTCGGTGACGAAGAAGCATTCCGCACCGAAACCACCGCCTCCTACGACGACCGTTTCCACGCGAACGGCTACGGACGGTGAGCGTACGACGACGGTCGACATCGGCGGGCAGGACAATTGTGATTTGGCACTGGAAATAAACATCACCACGAGCGCCAATCTGCAGGTCGATCTGGGCGTGAAGGAGCTGGAGAACGATGGAAGTGTTAAGAAGCAATGGGAACATAACATTGTGCGTGCGCTCGAGGGCGAAAAGGAGAACAGTGCCGAAGCGAAAAGCGTGATCCGCGATCAGAGCCGTAACCAGCTGCAGCGGCTTGGCACGCTGTACTCGGAGACGCAGGATCTGTCCTCTCCGGTGCACCGGACCGAGGGTCGGTTTCATGAGGATGTGAAGCAGAGTAGTAATAAGCCGAAACCGAAGCTCGCGAAACTGGCAATGTTGGCCGATTCGATAAACAATTGGGAAGACGATACGTCGCATCCCGACATTACGCATCATCGTGAGACGATCGTGCCGGGTAGGGAACGGAAATCGCCtatcagcagcagtagcatccGACAGCAAAGTCCGAAGCGTGCAGGAGAAGCTAGGACTGGTGCCTCAGGCTCCTCGGCACCAGGTACAGGTGCAACTCCGAAAAAGTACCCTGCACCAAATCCTCCGAAATCGATACTAACAGCCACCCAGAAGACGGGTAGCAATGGTGGTGGCGAGCCATCATCAGGGGCGGCAGGTAAACCGGTCCAAACAAAATCTCTTAAGTGGGATCAAAAGGTAATGGACACGCTCGAGTCGCAAGGCTTCCAGCGACGGGAATCAACCACATCGAAGCTGGTGTACGACTACAAGGAAGACAAGAATGGCCAAAAAACGGACACCTATCGTGCTCCGGTAACGGCCTCGGCCGTGAGTTCTACCTCTCGCGAGCGGAACACCACCCAGGCTGATCAGGCTGATACGGTCAAGAAATCGGTccctgtttcttcttcttcttcccagCCGAAGAAAGTTGCGGTTGGTGCACCGAAACCAGCCGGAGGTCTCGTATCCGGGCGTGCTGCAATGTTTGAAAAATCGTCCGGACGGCGCCAATCCATCCTGAAACCAGGCCAGAAAGATCCCGCTGAAATGTCACTTAAAGAGCGCATGGCCATTTTCGAGAAGAACAAGGGAGCTGCACTGGTGCCGAAGGCTGCATTCGGTATTAGCCCTTCGATTCGGCAGATCACGGGACAGAAGGAGGGGTGCAAGTCGGGCTCGTCCGGATCGGGACCGATGTCCTGTGCTGCCATTCAGGGGTCTGGATTTGGGAGTATCACCCAGCAAGCAGCGAGCAGCAGAGCGGTTGCACCTGCTTCACCGCAGAGCAAACCGAAGGTTGATCATGACAAAGCGGCACCGAAAGTGGAAACGAAAGCGACCGGTTCCGCCATCCGTAATACGGTGGAGGCTCTCATGTCCGACACGAGCACGATTTCGCAGTCGGAAATATCGGAAGAGATCCGTCGTATGCGCCAACAGGAGATGGAAATGCTGCTAAACCGGTTCACCAAACCGGCCGACATGTCGTCGGATACGATCGAGTACGAAACGCAACCGATTCCATCTGCACCGCCGATGCCACCGGAGGGTTATCTGACGGGTCGGAAACAATCGAAGCACTCGGCGGAAGGAAACAACGGTCATGGTGGACCGCCAGCGAAACGGCGCAGTG ACGGTACTAACGATAGTGCGGATGTGATGGCCGCTCTGGACGATGTGAAGCGGATCCGTGTTGGGCCGGCGGCCAAGGATGGGCGAATGTATCCGGCACTGAGTGACATCGAAACGACGGCCACCGAATCGGGTGACGAGGGTGCGATGGGTGATGATTACACCACTGCTACCGTATCCGGTTCGGAAGGGTCAGAGCGTGCCTACCGCACCTGTTACGGTGAGGCCGAAGACGGTGAACGGGAGTTGGCCGATGAGGAGGAAGAGTATGACGAGGAGGAAGATAACGAACGGCGTCAGTACGAGGTGGATGAGGATGACGACAG CTTTATGTACTCGGACGATGATGAAGAGGCCAACATTGCCAACGTGAGCCTGGGGCGCGAAATTCTACAAGCCGTCAAGCTGAACGATCGTCGCACTAGTCGTGGCCGTCGCCAAAGTCAAGAATGGAAC CAACAGGAAGAAGTTGCCCAGGCGCAGGCCCCGAAGGGTGTGTCTTTCAGCCTGTATCGTTCCGGTGCCAGCGATGGCACGGATCCGCTCGAAGACAGTGACCTGATCGATGCCTGCCTCGAGGAAGCTTTGGTTgacgaggaagaggaggaagaagacaGTGAAGCGTTTGATACACCC CGAAAGTCTTCAGTGTCGTCCAACAGTTTCTCCTACCAGAAGCACTCGGGGCGCGATCGTTGCGCCACTATCAACGAGGAAGAGTCGGCAAAGGATCCCAAAAGTGGTGCTAACAAGCGTAAGTCGGGTACGCCACGCAAGAGCCAAGTTGGTACCGTAGACTACAGTAGCCCGGTGCGGTCGGAGCTTCAAGTGAAGCCTTCGAAAGATGACGACGATATGGTCACGTTGGTCCACACCGTTAGCTTCTACCGAcgtcagcaacagcaaaactcGATGACCCCACGGAAGGTTCCACGTACGCCGGTGTCGACGAAAATGGCAGCAACAAACTCCTCGCCTAGAGCCGGAACGGTTGATTCTACCACCGCGGATGATTCGGATGAGCAGGAGGACGTATCCAGCACGGCTGAGTCTACCTCCACCGGTACGGAGGAGGGTGAATTTTTGGTCCAGGAAAAGGTGAAGAAACTGCTGGACGAAGTATGCAAGCAGCAAACGATCATAGCCCAAGCTAGCCAAGCGCTTAACCTATGTGCGGCCACGATTGAGTTTTCTGGCTCCACCGAGTCCGCCGAAGGTGAACGTCATCTGCTCGTTGCAa CACACCGTCGACAGGCCATTTTGGACGAAGTACAACGGCTGCGCGTTGAAGGCTGCCTGCGACCGCCAGGTGCTCCCACCGAGAAGGGCCGTTTAACTGTGAAGGAAATTACGCTGCCGCTTAAGCAGGAGTACATGCGCAAGCTGGCGACGGATCAGATCAGTGGCCATAATTTGGTGTGTCTGCTGAAGTATAATGAAACTGTGTTGGCCACACAGACGGCACCGACACTGCCAGGGCTGCTATCGGTCCGTTTTCCCGATGTGCTACAACTGAGCAATGTGTTTGCTGATTTTAAG ATAACGATGGAAATCTACGGCATGCCCGCTAGTCGCGAAGTGCTGCCCCACGAGATTAAGTACCACATTGCGCTGGGTAAAAAGAAAACTGGCAGTGGCTCGAGCAAGCTGCTGCACACCCCGAAAGGGTTGAAGAGCAATTCGCGCCTCATCATGCCACCGGTACAGTCGCCGGCCGGTCCGCAAGCCGTCCGGTCGCCTTCGCTCACACAGTACGGATTCATCATCTTTTCGCTGAAAGAGATCCAACGCACGAGCTGGACGCTGAATCCAATCTCCGGCTGTGCCAGCCCGCTCGATGGCACCGTCAATATGCGCGTAAACTGTGAGCTCGCGGTAACGGTGGACTATCATGGCTTTTTGACGATGTACGAGGACGTGTCGGGACTGGGCGCCTGGCATCGGCGTTGGTGTCGGTTGCAGCGCCACACGATTAACTACTGGAAGTATCCGGACGATGAGAAGCGGAAAGCACCGATCGGTAGCATCGATCTGCAGGGCTGCAGTACGCAGCGGGTTGGCGTTGCGCCGCGTGACATCTGTTCGCGCCTGAACACGCTGTTGTTGGAGTTTCCGCGTCCGGCACGGGATGACGATGTGGAATCGTTGAAAATCGTTCGCCACGGCAAAACTACTATCGAAAG ATATTTGCTTTCCGCCGACTCAAAGGAAGAGCGAGATGAATGGTGTGCccatttaaacaaaacattggCATTGTTGAAAGCTTGGGGTGCCAGCCACGTCACTAGCTGTTAG
- the LOC120958068 gene encoding uncharacterized protein LOC120958068, whose protein sequence is MQSRCSLAIMKLTWGLVVTLGTLAGLPACDAVAAESPEPASLLRPRDVNPHPYQHAYEGIAIFDRNLITNSEKFTQNLLNQGPVQFPRLRDGSSVNALPYPYETLALKERHQKMVRFSGADSQTVKPAYQALAKHAARVLGKSYAVEDIDSLNEAATDVKKNYVFSYAVKDTASGDDFSHTQQQHQDGAVKGSYKVHLPDGRMQIVKYIADNNGYRADVTYENEPAGVVPASAVASAAATAQAAPVAPTGPVSPIAYQRYYASTPVQQPQQQYITHQIRPARLYYAAQNPTQIPAPFYPSQLRPSDVKIHSYNTAPHAGAVIASTTTQATPVAGAYLAAFPAAGNLAYIATAPVNGGPIRTLQLQSNGGGAAGTIAVPVTAIPLAAYRDINVPPSPPVQPLGVAFASAGRRTTVYADQARVSPQGSGTLQQVIYQQQQQQQSQQQPQSLDYGYVQIPVDNRVYKRNTDHNTEVMPGSKAPKNVAQKPRNQTKRHQQEQKTL, encoded by the exons ATGCAGTCAAGGTGTTCGTTGGCAATCATGAAG CTTACTTGGGGCTTGGTGGTGACGCTTGGCACGCTCGCAGGGCTCCCTGCATGTGACGCCGTGGCGGCCGAATCTCCCGAGCCGGCATCACTGCTGCGGCCTCGTGACGTCAATCCACACCCGTACCAGCACGCCTACGAGGGTATCGCCATCTTCGACCGGAACCTCATTACCAACAGCGAGAAATTCACCCAAAATCTGCTCAA CCAAGGTCCCGTGCAGTTCCCACGGCTGCGAGACGGAAGCTCGGTTAACGCACTGCCCTACCCGTACGAAACGCTTGCCCTGAAGGAACGCCACCAGAAGATGGTGCGGTTTTCCGGTGCCGATAGCCAGACGGTGAAACCGGCGTATCAAGCGTTGGCCAAACATGCGGCCCGTGTGCTCGGCAAGAGCTATGCCGTGGAAGACATCGATAGCCTCAAT GAGGCGGCTACGGACGTTAAGAAAAATTATGTATTTTCATACGCCGTCAAGGATACGGCCTCGGGTGATGATTTTTCGCACacccaacagcagcatcaggaCGGTGCAGTCAAGGGCAGCTACAAGGTACACCTTCCCGATGGACGCATGCAGATCGTCAAGTACATCGCCGACAACAATGGCTACCGTGCGGACGTTACCTATGAAAATGAACCTGCGGGTGTTGTGCCGGCATCAGCagtagcatcagcagcagctacgGCACAAGCGGCACCAGTGGCTCCCACTGGACCGGTCAGTCCCATCGCCTATCAGAGGTACTACGCAAGCACTCCCGTGCAGCAACCACAGCAACAATACATCACGCACCAGATTCGACCAGCTCGACTGTACTATGCCGCACAAAATCCGACCCAAATTCCGGCTCCTTTCTATCCCTCCCAACTCCGACCGAGTGATGTGAAGATTCACAGCTACAACACGGCTCCCCATGCCGGGGCAGTGATCGCTTCGACGACCACCCAGGCGACCCCCGTTGCTGGAGCATATCTGGCCGCCTTTCCGGCAGCGGGTAACCTAGCCTACATTGCGACAGCACCCGTAAACGGTGGACCGATCAGAACGCTACAGCTACAATcgaacggtggtggtgctgccggCACGATAGCGGTCCCCGTAACAGCAATTCCGCTGGCAGCGTACCGTGACATCAATGTGCCGCCGTCACCACCCGTCCAGCCGCTTGGTGTAGCGTTCGCTTCGGCCGGTAGACGTACGACGGTTTATGCTGATCAGGCGCGTGTTTCGCCCCAAGGTTCGGGCACGCTACAACAAGTGatctaccagcagcagcagcagcagcaatcgcaaCAGCAACCACAAAGCTTGGACTACGGGTACGTGCAGATTCCAGTTGACAATCGGGTGTACAAACGAAACACGGATCACAACACGGAGGTAATGCCCGGTTCTAAGGCACCCAAGAATGTGGCGCAAAAGCCGCGGAATCAAACCAAACGCCACCAGCAGGAGCAGAAAACGCTGTAA